Proteins from a genomic interval of Trifolium pratense cultivar HEN17-A07 linkage group LG6, ARS_RC_1.1, whole genome shotgun sequence:
- the LOC123892533 gene encoding exosome complex component RRP41 homolog, which translates to MEYVSPEGLRLDGRRPMEMRQIRAEIGSVSKADGSAIFEMGNTKVIAAVYGPREVQNRSQQMSDQALVRCEYSMANFSTGDRMRKPKGDRRSTEISLVIRQTMEACILTHLMPRSQIDIYVQVLQADGGTRSACINAATLALADAGIPMRDLVTSCSAGYLNSTPLLDLNYVEDSAGGPDVTVGILPKLDKVTLLQMDSKLPIDILENVMQLATEGCKAIANYIREILLENTKQLEYRRGS; encoded by the exons ATGGAGTACGTTAGCCCAGAAGGACTTCGCTTGGATGGTCGCCGACCCATGGAA ATGCGACAAATTCGAGCAGAGATTGGTTCTGTATCCAAAGCTGATGG CTCTGCCATTTTCGAGATGGGTAATACCAAAGTGATTGCTGCTGTTTATGGCCCTAGAGAG GTTCAAAATAGGAGCCAGCAAATGAGTGACCAGGCTCTG GTTCGATGTGAATACAGCATGGCTAATTTTAGCACTGGTGATCGCATGAGGAAACCAAAGGGAGACAG GAGATCAACTGAAATTTCTTTGGTTATTCGACAAACCATGGAAGCATGCATATTGACACATTTAATGCCCCGTTCCCAG ATAGATATTTATGTCCAAGTTCTCCAAGCAGATGGAG GAACTAGATCTGCTTGTATAAATGCTGCAACTTTGGCCTTAGCTGATGCTGGGATCCCTATGCGTGATCTTGTAACTTCCTGTAGTGCTGGATACCTCAATAGCACCCCTCTGCTTG ATTTGAACTACGTAGAAGACAGTGCTGGGGGTCCTGATGTAACTGTAGGAATTCTACCAAAGTTAGATAAAGTGACACTTCTTCAA ATGGATTCTAAACTACCAATTGACATTTTGGAAAATGTCATGCAACTGGCTACGGAAGGCTGCAAAGCAATTGCAAACTACATACGAGAA ATTTTGCTAGAGAACACAAAGCAACTTGAGTATCGACGGGGTTCATAG
- the LOC123892532 gene encoding PKS-NRPS hybrid synthetase cheA-like → MDSTRTKAQNSVTEGEINEVVEVRRPVVLGLFATGIVPAGQPRSPPNVPQPIEIDTSSHFATDREENDRDELIKWARSVSQSLRFAIIVRRSDSGEKRKAQLVLECERSGKYVPAKKKLKSDTSGTRKCECPFRLRGYYNKATKLWRLTVVNGMHNHELDKGLEGHLVAGRLKPQEKDFMDEMTRNAVAPKNILSTLKERDPENKTSAKQVYNARHRYRVKMRASMTEMQHLCKKLDDNKYYYKYRTVVENGVEHLQDIFFAHPRSITLLNSFHTVLMMDSTYKTSKYKMPLFEIVGFTSTEKTFNVAFAWLSNEKEDNFIWALQQLRCLLRRETNLPKVILTDRDLALMNAIPAVFPEAAALVCRFHVKKNVRTKAAELVKVRDGEKVKAADMRERVCLAFEDVLDSSTEAEYTENVMAFRKLCERWPKFVRYVEETILDTDKEKLVSAWVDKYMHMGNHTTNRAESAHGVLKSYLTDGLGDLVKGWESIHRMLGNQFTQVQTEFGQNMSVYGHTYRKKTLYSTLMFKVSRRAMRYIHTESKRVEFTGMDSMKCGCLMRTNYGLPCACLIAKKLHHNRPIRLDEVYKHWKIICFQDEEVGGDVEDDYACTAEWQAIQERLRTADVSMKNEIRDQLRKIAYPTTTDVEPPTTNVKSKGAKKKKVVRGTRSTSRDKSRWEHVEEYFTETQASQSSKPSPSIPSHSRPSSSQPTASNPMPTVSEAPLTVSNPLPLTSSSQIFGINHMPKFMHPFIEDITNVDGDGYCGYRAVALAQRGNEDDFELIRCNMSRELRLNKDMYVAIFGCEERYQYICDALLPPPRTRQRTSIRNSVAPMDKWFTLPDMGHIVATILDRVVVQLSILQNGPCETFFPLRSIPSPNPSSRVICLGALPDHYVLVKLKVGCPIPKSNKSWKQYCAKQSLGWEDSFIAAQHRFEEMMSTENVVPVKIVGAGSRETPLVID, encoded by the exons atggattcaacaCGCACCAAAGCACAAAACTCAG TTACGGAAGGCGAAATTAACGAAGTTGTCGAAGTTAGGCGACCTGTTGTGCTTGGCCTTTTTGCAACGGGCATTGTTCCAGCTGGTCAACCAAGAAGTCCTCCTAATGTGCCGCAGCCGATAGAAATTGACACATCGTCTCATTTTGCGACTGATAGGGAAGAGAACGACAGAGATGAGTTGATCAAATGGGCTCGAAGCGTGTCGCAAAGTTTAAGGTTCGCAATTATAGTTAGGCGATCTGATTCGGGCGAGAAGAGAAAGGCTCAATTGGTGTTAGAGTGTGAACGTAGTGGGAAGTATGTTCCAGccaagaagaagttgaaatccGATACCTCCGGAACAAGAAAATGCGAATGTCCTTTCCGACTCCGTGGGTATTACAACAAGGCAACAAAACTATGGCGTTTGACTGTTGTCAACGGTATGCATAACCACGAGTTGGACAAAGGGCTTGAAGGGCATCTCGTGGCGGGGCGTTTGAAACCACAAGAGAAGGATTTTATGGACGAGATGACAAGGAATGCGGTGGCTCCAAAAAACATATTGTCCACATTAAAGGAGAGAGATCCGGAAAACAAGACCTCTGCAAAGCAAGTGTACAACGCTCGTCATAGGTACAGAGTTAAAATGAGGGCGTCCATGACTGAGATGCAACACTTATGCAAGAAGCTTGATGATAACAAGTACTACTACAAGTATCGGACGGTTGTTGAAAATGGAGTAGAACATCTTcaagatatattttttgcaCATCCGAGGTCCATAACTTTATTGAACTCTTTTCATACTGTGCTGATGATGGACTCCACATACAAAACCAGCAAGTACAAAATGCCGCTGTTTGAGATAGTCGGATTCACTTCGACCGAGAAGACATTCAACGTTGCTTTTGCCTGGCTCAGTAACGAAAAGGAAGACAACTTTATATGGGCTCTGCAACAACTACGTTGTTTGTTAAGGCGTGAGACAAATTTGCCGAAGGTTATCTTGACGGATCGAGATTTAGCTTTGATGAATGCTATTCCGGCTGTGTTTCCAGAAGCGGCGGCGTTGGTTTGTCGGTTCCATGTTAAGAAGAATGTGAGGACCAAGGCAGCCGAGCTGGTCAAGGTGAGGGATGGGGAAAAGGTCAAGGCGGCGGACATGAGGGAAAGAGTCTGTTTGGCGTTCGAGGATGTGTTAGATTCGTCTACTGAGGCTGAGTATACTGAAAATGTTATGGCTTTTAGGAAGTTATGTGAGAGGTGGCCAAAATTTGTTCGGTACGTTGAAGAGACAATTTTGGACACCGACAAAGAGAAGCTCGTGAGTGCATGGGTGGACAAGTATATGCACATGGGCAACCATACGACAAATAGAGCCGAAAGCGCACACGGTGTTTTGAAAAGTTACTTGACCGACGGTCTCGGTGATTTGGTGAAGGGTTGGGAATCGATTCACAGAATGTTAGGCAATCAATTCACCCAAGTGCAAACTGAATTTGGCCAGAACATGTCTGTGTATGGACACACATACCGGAAGAAAACACTTTACTCGACTTTGATGTTTAAAGTCTCTAGACGTGCAATGAGATACATCCACACTGAATCAAAAAGAGTCGAGTTTACTGGTATGGATAGCATGAAGTGTGGTTGTCTGATGAGGACTAACTACGGGCTGCCATGTGCGTGTTTGATTGCCAAGAAACTGCACCACAATAGGCCTATTAGACTCGATGAGGTTTACAAACATTGGAAGATAATTTGTTTCCAAGATGAAGAAGTTGGTGGCGACGTCGAGGACGATTATGCGTGCACGGCAGAGTGGCAAGCAATTCAG gaaCGATTGAGGACAGCTGATGTAAGCATGAAAAATGAGATCCGAGATCAACTCCGCAAGATTGCGTATCCTACAACCACCGATGTGGAGCCTCCGACCACAAATGTAAAATCAAAAGGggctaaaaagaaaaaggtggTCCGTGGAACAAGATCCACCAGCAGAGATAAGTCTCGATGGGAGCATGTTGAAGAATATTTCACGGAGACACAAGCGTCGCAATCGTCAAAGCCGTCTCCGTCAATTCCGTCCCACTCAAGgccatcatcatcacaaccTACCGCATCAAACCCTATGCCTACGGTGTCTGAAGCTCCGCTCACTGTGTCCAACCCATTGCCACTAACCTCATCATCTCAAATTTTTGGAATTAACCACATGCCAAAATTCATGCATCCCTTCATTGAAGATATCACCAACGTGGACGGCGACGGCTATTGTGGTTACCGTGCCGTTGCATTGGCTCAGAGAGGCAACGAAGATGATTTTGAACTGATACGGTGCAACATGAGCAGGGAGTTGCGATTGAATAAGGATATGTATGTTGCTATATTTGGTTGCGAGGAGCGTTACCAATATATCTGTGATGCACTACTCCCACCCCCGAGGACGAGACAACGTACTAGTATTAGGAATAGTGTTGCACCGATGGATAAATGGTTCACGTTGCCGGATATGGGACATATCGTGGCCACCATATTGGATAGAGTAGTTGTTCAGCTCTCCATACTTCAAAACGGGCCTTGTGAAACTTTTTTCCCATTGCGTTCCATTCCGTCACCAAACCCGTCTTCAAGGGTTATTTGCCTTGGCGCGTTACCGGATCACTATGTTTTGGTAAAGCTTAAAGTTGGGTGTCCGATACCCAAATCAAACAAGTCGTGGAAGCAATATTGTGCTAAACAAAGTTTGGGTTGGGAAGATTCATTCATAGCTGCGCAACATAGGTTCGAGGAGATGATGAGCACCGAGAACGTTGTCCCCGTCAAAATAGTTGGTGCAGGCAGCAGAGAAACTCCATTGGTGATTGACTGA
- the LOC123891618 gene encoding uncharacterized protein LOC123891618 translates to MADSTDNSAETSQRNKKSVRGPTMLKAIENVRKTGIKIPLQFDLETGECYGNNASHFKSYVALLTRERCSIAKELWKHIPEGVKNAMWTDIKAIFVIPEFDDAKRNDHFKKIWFHYAAERWKDFKSRLTRTYITDPKPDDVPPYVKYPYIKKDIWEEFVKYRQTSDFKEKSQKGRENHAKNVYPHVLSRGGYKRLEEQMINEKRLSLSKDSSGLTDDDRHPSPPERYETWTRARQKKGGEFTSEPVKKVAEKIEKIVEDSKKGDFVPTRRHDVLTEAIGTPEHGGSVRGVGKKHNITTYWGRSKVSRQSQGIDVKEQLAAFKADLEAKFEEKLAQERKMMQDSLMETLKSMGLSQTSDTNNRVMVPEAQTEQLVVTGSAKGSCSPAPVKMQNELKEVVVTESAKGSRSPAPVAEAEDNMDDVQKLLIMVLKKGDDHLDVQLTHCSMCTNFLMSCKCIRELLVGFIWLDMSTLSVWCSYIHRLCIENNTTNVYGILEPSFLNIVGDAGKKSDQRISQSKCKKYIQHKLENEKKECQLLPFNHGGHWQLIILCPKINTVVVICSLHWKLNPIMEKIVSSVFTVDQMANGNRKNNTVWLYPQARKQYNSNDCGYYVMKNMLDIVTAKITDSWMEVFNDPKELTAEEMYELRLRWSTYFLELLEG, encoded by the exons ATGGCTGATTCAACCGACAACTCTGCTGAAACTAGTCAACGTAATAAAAAAAGTGTTAGAGGTCCCACTATGTTGAAAGCAATTGAAAACGTTCGTAAAACGGGTATAAAGATCCCTCTCCAGTTTGATCTAGAAACTGGAGAGTGTTATGGTAACAATGCCTCCCATTTTAAGAGTTACGTAGCACTtcttactcgagaaagatgCAGTATTGCGAAAGAGTTGTGGAAACATATACCTGAAGGAGTAAAAAATGCTATGTGGACAGATATTAAG gCTATTTTTGTTATACCCGAGTTTGATGATGCAAAAAGGAAtgatcattttaagaaaatatggtTTCACTATGCGGCGGAGCGGTGGAAAGATTTTAAATCACGGTTGACTAGAACTTATATCACAGACCCCAAACCAGATGACGTTCCTCCATACGTCAAGTATCCTTACATCAAAAAAGATATATGGGAAGAGTTTGTGAAGTATCGACAGACCTCTGATTTTAAG GAAAAAAGTCAAAAGGGTAGGGAGAATCATGCAAAGAATGTTTACCCACATGTATTATCCCGTGGAGGGTATAAGAGGCTCGAGGAGCAGATGATCAATGAAAAGAGATTGTCCTTATCGAAAGATAGTTCTGGCTTAACTGATGATGATCGTCATCCATCTCCACCGGAACGCTATGAGACATGGACGAGAGCACGACAAAAGAAAGGGGGAGAATTCACATCCGAGCCTGTAAAAAAAGTTGCTGAGAAAATT GAGAAAATTGTTGAAGACTCAAAAAAGGGTGACTTTGTTCCAACGAGACGTCACGATGTCCTAACAGAAGCCATTGGAACACCTGAGCATGGTGGTAGTGTTCGTGGTGTtggaaaaaaacataacattacCACTTACTGGGGAAGATCAAAGGTTTCACGTCAAAGTCAAGGTATAGATGTCAAAGAGCAACTAGCAGCATTTAAAGCAGATTTGGAAGCTAAGTTTGAGGAAAAGTTGGCGCAAGAGCGTAAGATGATGCAAGATTCTCTTATGGAGACACTAAAGTCCATGGGTTTATCCCAAACCTCTGATACAAATAATAGAGTCATGGTACCTGAAGCGCAAACTGAACAACTTGTTGTCACCGGAAGCGCAAAAGGGAGTTGTTCTCCTGCACCGGTCAAGATGCAAAATGAACTCAAGGAGGTTGTTGTCACTGAAAGCGCAAAAGGAAGTCGTTCTCCTGCACCGGTAGCAGAGGCTGAAGATAACATGGACGATGTTCAGAAATTGTTAATCATGGTTCTGAAAAAGGGTGATGATCATTTGGATGTACAATTAACTCATTGTTCAATGTGTACTAATTTTCTCATGTCTTGCAAGTGTATAAGAGAGTTGTTGGTGGGTTTTATTTGGCTCGACATGAGTACTCTAAGTGTCTGGTGCTC gTACATTCATCGTTTATGCATTGAAAACAACACCACAAATGTATATGGAATTTTGGAACCAAGTTTTCTGAACATTGTTGGTGATGCTGGGAAAAAAAGTGATCagagaatatctcaaagtaAATGCAAGAAATACATCCAGCATAAgttagaaaatgaaaagaaagagtgtCAATTATTACCATTTAACCATGG AGGACATTGGCAGTTGATAATACTTTGTCCAAAGATAAATACCGTGGTTGTTATTTGTTCACTACATTGGAAACTTAATCCAATAATGGagaaaattgtttcaag TGTTTTTACGGTTGATCAAATGGCGAATGGCAATAGAAAGAACAATACCGTATGGCTTTATCCACAA gcgaggaaacaatataattcaaatgacTGTGGATactatgtaatgaaaaatatgttggacaTTGTCACTGCTAAGATAACTGATTCTTGGATGgag GTATTTAATGACCCAAAAGAGTTAACAGCTGAGGAGATGTATGAATTGCGATTACGTTGGTCAACATATTTTTTGGAGTTATTGGAGGGTTAA
- the LOC123891902 gene encoding uncharacterized protein LOC123891902, with amino-acid sequence MDRSWMRANRLSTEYRHGVMEFLQFAESNAELERPPPEFPPLFLCPCINCANKEPKRTKKEIMNHLICDGICQNYTQWIWHGEVVATPSVSHRESGSVDIDDRLEDMMRDIGEDSFKRAHVYETLCSDKDEPLYPGCTNFTRLSAVLKLFNLKAKNGWTDKSFTELLELLIQMLPEGNVMPNRYYEAKKVLCPMGLEYEKIHACPNDCILYRKEFVNYNHCPTCKASRYKKKDGDSSDDEVTKTGPPAKVVWYLPIISRFKRLFANANDAKNLRWHAEERKCDGQIRHVADSLQWKKIDSLFPNFGKESRNLRLGLATDGMNPFGNQSTNHSSWPVLLMIYNLSPWLCMKRKYIMLSMMISGPRQPGNDIDVYLSPLIDDLKVLWEEGVDVFDSYSGEQFNMRAMLFCTINDFPAYGNLSGYSVKGHNACPICEKKTCYKQLKNGKKTVYLGHRKFLNRYHPYRRLRKAFDGDQENGVAPTPLTGEEVYERQRDINVVFGKCQKPKGRVPKAKVPKAESESVKRKKQPVVKSIWKKRSVFFDLPYWSSLDVRHCIDVMHVEKNVCDSVIGTLLDIKGKTKDGAHARLDMDLMGIRQELIPQKINDKTYLPPACHTLSKDEKTSFCKCLQSIKVPHGYSSNVKSLVSMKDLKLIGLKSHDCHVLMQQLLPVAIRGILPDNVRKAICRLCLFFNAICCKAIDPLKLDELENEAAVILCQLEMYFPPSFFDIMVHLIVHLVREIRLCGPIYLRWMYPIERYMKILKGYTKNPHRPEASIVERYIAEEAIEFCSNYLSEVDAIGVPKSRHDGRCDGVGTQGLNVKSMHIDIILQAHLYILNNTDEVQPYLSAHKSIIKKMHDKMNEKWVLREHNKKFSEWFKEKVCQDDSVSDTIKWLSYEPKCNILTWSAYDINKTSFYTKSKDDRSTMQNSGVMIVAESMHFSSSKDKNPVMASTPYFGVIEEIWEVDYVVFKVPLFKCKWIDINNGVRIDELGFTLVDLCKLAYKDEPFIMASQAKQVFYVKDPSNERWSVVLQGKNVHGSYENQELDISEIPPFSTDVPTFIEENEEDDVHAAIRLDHDEGIWD; translated from the coding sequence ATGGACCGTAGTTGGATGAGAGCTAATCGATTAAGTACTGAGTACAGACATGGAGTGATGGAATTTCTACAGTTTGCGGAAAGTAATGCTGAACTAGAACGTCCTCCTCCTGAATTTCCTCCACTTTTTCTATGTCCGTGTATAAATTGTGCAAATAAAGAACCAAAACGTACTAAGAAAGAAATCATGAATCATCTAATTTGTGACgggatttgtcaaaattatacacaatGGATATGGCACGGTGAAGTAGTAGCAACGCCAAGTGTGTCCCATAGAGAAAGTGGTAGTGTGGATATCGATGATCGACTAGAAGACATGATGCGTGATATTGGAGAAGATTCGTTTAAGAGGGCGCATGTGTATGAAACTTTATGCAGTGACAAGGATGAACCATTGTATCCGGGATGCACAAATTTTACCCGTTTGTCTGCGgtgttaaaattgtttaatttgaaaGCAAAAAATGGGTGGACCGACAAAAGTTTCACTGAATTGCTTGAATTGTTGATACAAATGCTTCCAGAAGGTAATGTAATGCCAAATCGTTATTACGAGGCGAAAAAAGTATTGTGTCCAATGGGTTTGGAGTATGAAAAGATACATGCATGCCCTAATGATTGTATATTATACCGAAAAGAGTTTGTAAACTATAATCATTGTCCGACATGTAAGGCGTCTCgctacaaaaagaaagatggtgATTCTAGTGATGATGAGGTGACCAAAACGGGTCCTCCCGCGAAAGTCGTATGGTACCTACCAATAATTTCAAGGTTCAAGAGATTGTTTGCTAATGCAAATGACGCAAAGAATCTTAGATGGCATGcagaagagagaaaatgtgatGGCCAAATTCGCCATGTAGCTGATTCTTTGCAATGGAAGAAAATTGACTCTTTGTTTCCAAATTTTGGCAAAGAGTCGAGAAACCTTAGACTTGGACTTGCTACTGATGGAATGAATCCGTTTGGTAATCAAAGTACTAACCATAGTTCATGGCCTGTTCTCCTGATGATTTACAACCTATCTCCTTGGTTGTGCATGAAgcgtaaatatattatgttatcgaTGATGATTTCAGGCCCAAGACAACCAGGAAATGACATAGATGTTTATCTAAGTCCactaattgatgatttgaaagtGTTGTGGGAGGAAGGAGTGGATGTTTTTGATTCGTATTCTGGTGAACAGTTCAACATGCGTGCCATGTTGTTTTGCACCATCAACGACTTTCCGGCATACGGCAATTTGTCTGGGTATTCCGTTAAAGGGCATAATGCGTGTCccatatgtgaaaaaaaaacatgttataaGCAACtgaaaaatggaaagaagacTGTTTATCTTGGCCACCGAAAATTTCTAAATCGTTATCATCCATATCGTAGATTGCGAAAAGCTTTTGACGGAGACCAAGAGAATGGTGTTGCTCCAACGCCCTTAACTGGAGAGGAAGTTTATGAACGACAACGAGACATTAATGTTGTCTTCGGAAAGTGCCAAAAGCCAAAAGGGAGAGTGCCAAAAGCGAAAGTGCCAAAAGCCGAAAGTGAAAGTGTCAAAAGGAAAAAGCAGCCTGTTGTGAAAAGTATATGGAAAAAGAGGTCAGTGTTCTTTGATCTTCCATATTGGTCTAGTCTTGATGTAAGACATTGTATTGATGTGATGCACGTGGAGAAAAATGTATGTGATAGTGTAATTGGAACACTTCTCGACATTAAAGGCAAGACAAAAGATGGTGCACATGCTCGTCTtgatatggatttgatgggTATACGACAAGAGTTAATACCACAAAAAATCAATGACAAGACATATTTGCCTCCCGCGTGTCACACTTTGTCTAAAGACGAGAAAACAAGTTTTTGCAAGTGTTTACAAAGTATCAAAGTGCCACATGGTTACTCGTCAAATGTCAAGAGCCTTGTATCAATGAAAGATCTCAAATTAATCGGCTTAAAATCTCATGATTGTCATGTCTTGATGCAACAACTACTACCTGTGGCTATTCGTGGGATATTGCCCGATAATGTTAGGAAAGCTATATGCAGGTTGTGCTTATTCTTCAATGCAATATGTTGTAAAGCAATTGATCCATTGAAGTTAGACGAGTTGGAAAACGAAGCTGCAGTTATCTTGTGTCAATTGGAGATGTATTTTCCTCcttcattttttgacattatGGTTCATTTGATTGTTCATCTAGTAAGGGAGATTAGATTGTGTGGCCCAATTTATTTACGGTGGATGTATCCAATAGAGCGATACATGAAGATCCTAAAAGGGTATACAAAAAACCCACACCGTCCGGAAGCTTCGATTGTTGAGAGGTACATTGCAGAAGAAGCTATTGAGTTTTGTTCAAACTATTTGTCAGAAGTGGATGCTATAGGGGTTCCCAAGTCTCGTCATGATGGAAGATGTGACGGTGTGGGCACGCAAGGTTTAAATGTCAAGAGCATGCATATTGATATAATTCTTCAAGCGCATTTGTATATATTGAATAACACTGATGAAGTTCAACCTTACTTGTCTGCTCACAAAAGCATCATAAAGAAAATGCACGATAAGATGAATGAAAAATGGGTGTTAAGAGAGCATAATAAGAAATTCTCAGAGTGGTTTAAAGAAAAGGTCTGCCAAGATGATAGTGTTTCCGATACAATAAAGTGGTTGTCCTATGAGCCTAAATGTAACATATTGACTTGGAGTGCATATGATATTAACAAAACTTCCTTTTATACAAAATCAAAGGATGACCGCAGTACCATGCAAAATAGTGGGGTTATGATTGTGGCAGAGTCCATGCACTTCTCtagttccaaagataaaaatccggTTATGGCATCTACACCCTACTTTGGGGTGATTGAAGAGATCTGGGAGGTTGATTACGTTGTGTTTAAAGTGCCTTTATTTAAATGCAAATGGATTGATATCAACAATGGTGTGAGAATTGATGAATTAGGATTTACACTAGTTGATCTTTGCAAGTTAGCTTATAAAGACGAACCTTTCATCATGGCATCCCAAGCAAAACAGGTGTTTTATGTCAAAGATCCTTCTAATGAACGGTGGTCGGTGGTTCTACAAGGAAAAAATGTGCATGGTAGTTATGAAAATCAAGAGCTTGATATTTCCGAAATTCCTCCTTTCTCAACAGATGTGCCTACCTTCATTGAAGAAAACGAAGAGGATGATGTGCATGCAGCTATTCGTTTAGATCATGACGAAGGAATATGGGATTAG